The Equus przewalskii isolate Varuska chromosome 5, EquPr2, whole genome shotgun sequence genome window below encodes:
- the NECAP1 gene encoding adaptin ear-binding coat-associated protein 1, with the protein MAAELEYESVLCVKPDVSVYRIPPRASNRGYRASDWKLDQPDWTGRLRITSKGKIAYIKLEDKVSGELFAQAPVEQYPGIAVETVTDSSRYFVIRIQDGTGRSAFIGIGFTDRGDAFDFNVSLQDHFKWVKQESEISKECQEMDTRPKLDLGFKEGQTITLSIGNITTKKGGASKPKTAGAGGLSLLPPPPGGKVTIPPPSSSVAISNHVTPPPIPKSNHGGSDADILLDLDSPALVTTPAPAPVSASSDLWGDFSTASSSVPNQAPQPSNWVQF; encoded by the exons ATGGCGGCTGAGTTGGAGTACGAGTCTGTCCTGTGTGTGAAGCCCGACGTCAGCGTCTACCGGATTCCGCCCCGAGCCTCCAACCGCGGTTACAG GGCATCTGACTGGAAGTTAGATCAGCCTGATTGGACTGGTCGTCTCCGAATCACTTCTAAAGGGAAGATTGCTTATATCAAACTCGAGGATAAAGTTTCAG ggGAGCTCTTTGCTCAGGCACCAGTAGAACAATATCCTGGTATTGCTGTGGAGACAGTGACAGATTCCAGCCGCTACTTTGTAATCCGGATCCAGGATGGTACTG GTCGTAGTGCTTTCATTGGCATTGGCTTCACAGATCGGGGTGATGCCTTTGATTTTAACGTCTCCTTGCAAGATCACTTCAA GTGGGTAAAGCAGGAATCTGAGATTTCCAAAGAATGTCAGGAAATGGATACTCGTCCCAAGTTGGATCTGGGCTTCAAGGAGGGACAGACTATCACCTTGAGTATTGGG aacATTACAACCAAGAAGGGAGGTGCTTCTAAGCCCAAGactgcaggggctgggggcctaaGCTTACTCCCACCTCCACCTGGAGGCAAAGTCACTATTCCCCCACCGTCCTCCTCAGTTGCCATCAGCAATCATGTCACTCCACCACCCATTCCAAAATCTAACCATGGAGGTAGTGATGCAG ATATCCTTTTAGATTTGGATTCTCCTGCTCTTGTCACGACACCAGCACCAGCTCCAGTTTCTGCAAGCAGTGACTTGTGGGGAGACTTTAGCACTGCATCTAG CTCTGTTCCAAACCAGGCACCACAGCCATCCAACTGGGTCCAGTTCTGA